One genomic region from Prionailurus bengalensis isolate Pbe53 chromosome C1, Fcat_Pben_1.1_paternal_pri, whole genome shotgun sequence encodes:
- the COL9A2 gene encoding collagen alpha-2(IX) chain isoform X1: protein MAAAAAPRSLLVLLQVLVLALAQIRGPPGEPGPPGPPGPPGVPGSDGIDGDKGPPGKAGPPGPKGEPGKAGPDGPDGKPGIDGLTGAKGEPGPMGIPGVKGQPGLPGPPGLPGPGFAGPPGPPGPVGLPGEIGITGPKGDPGPEGPPGPPGPPGKPGRPGTIQGLEGSADFLCPTNCPAGVKGPPGLQGVKGHPGKRGVLGDSGRQGRPGPKGDVGASGEQGIPGPPGPQGIRGYPGMEGPKGETGPRGYKGMVGSIGAAGSPGEEGPRGPPGRAGEKGDVGSQGVRGPQGITGPKGATGPPGIDGKDGTPGTPGMKGSAGQAGRPGNQGHQGLAGVPGQPGTKGGPGDKGEPGQQGLPGFSGPPGKEGEPGPQGEIGPRGIMGQKGDQGERGPVGQPGPQGRQGPKGEQGPPGIPGPQGLPGIKGDKGSPGKTGPRGGVGDRGVAGLPGEKGEKGESGEPGPKGQQGVRGEPGYPGPSGDAGAPGVQGYPGPPGPRGLAGDRGVPGLPGRQGVAGRDASDQHIVAVMMKMMQEQLAEVAVSAKREALGAVGMMGPPGPPGPPGYPGKQGPHGHPGPRGVPGIVGAVGQIGNTGPKGKRGEKGDRGEMGRGHPGMPGPPGIPGLPGRPGQAINGKDGARGSPGAPGEAGRPGLPGPMGLPGFCEPAACLGASAYASARLTEPGSIKGP from the exons ATGGCCGCCGCGGCCGCCCCCCGCAGCCTCCTGGTGCTCCTCCAGGTGCTCGTGCTCGCCCTGGCGCAGATC AGAGGTCCGCCCGGAGAACCTGGGCCCCCGGGCCCCCCAGGGCCGCCGGGAGTGCCTGGATCTGACGGCATCGAC GGTGACAAGGGGCCCCCTGGGAAAGCTGGGCCTCCG GGACCTAAGGGAGAACCTGGCAAAGCGGGGCCAGATGGGCCAGACGGGAAACCTGGGATTGAT GGTCTAACTGGAGCCAAGGGGGAGCCTGGCCCCATGGGGATCCCTGGAGTCAAG GGCCAGCCCGGCCTCCCAGGTCCCCCTGGCCTGCCA GGCCCTGGCTTTGCTGGACCTCCT GGACCACCTGGACCTGTTGGCCTCCCTGGTGAGATTGGAATCACAGGCCCCAAG GGGGATCCTGGACCAGAGGGGCCACCAGGGCCCCCGGGGCCACCTGGCAAACCG GGCCGCCCAGGAACCATCCAGGGTCTGGAAGGCAGTGCGGATTTCTTG TGTCCAACCAACTGTCCGGCGGGTGTGAAAGGCCCCCCAGGGCTGCAGGGAGTGAAG gGGCATCCTGGCAAACGCGGGGTTCTGGGAGATTCTGGCCGCCAGGGGAGGCCC GGTCCCAAGGGAGACGTGGGTGCCTCTGGAGAGCAAGGCATCCCTGGACCACCG GGTCCCCAGGGCATCAGGGGCTACCCAGGCATGGAGGGACCCAAAGGAGAGACG GGTCCTCGTGGGTACAAAGGCATGGTGGGCTCCATTGGTGCTGCTGGGTCACCA GGTGAGGAAGGTCCACGGGGGCCGCCAGGCCGAGCCGGGGAGAAGGGCGATGTG GGCAGCCAAGGTGTTCGAGGACCCCAGGGAATAACAGGCCCGAAGGGAGCAACC GGCCCCCCAGGCATCGACGGCAAGGATGGGACCCCAGGCACACCTGGCATGAAG ggCAGTGCAGGACAGGCAGGGCGGCCAGGAAACCAAGGCCACCAGGGCCTAGCG GGTGTGCCGGGCCAGCCTGGGACAAAAGGAGGCCCTGGAGACAAG GGGGAGCCAGGCCAGCAGGGCCTCCCTGGATTCTCTGGTCCTCCTGGGAAGGAG GGAGAGCCAGGACCTCAAGGAGAAATCGGACCCCGAGGCATCATGGGGCAGAAg GGTGACCAGGGTGAGAGGGGGCCGGTGGGGCAGCCAGGCCCTCAAGGACGGCAG GGACCCAAGGGGGAGCAGGGGCCTCCCGGAATTCCAGGGCCCCAAGGCTTGCCAGGCATCAAGGGAGACAAG GGCTCCCCAGGGAAGACCGGACCCCGCGGCGGCGTG GGCGACCGGGGGGTGGCCGGTCTCCCGGGAGAGAAAGGCGAGAAG GGCGAGTCTGGCGAGCCGGGGCCCAAGGGACAG CAAGGAGTCCGCGGAGAACCCGGCTACCCGGGCCCCAGCGGGGATGCGGGCGCCCCGGGGGTGCAGGGCTACCCCGGGCCCCCTGGCCCTCGAGGACTAGCTGGAGACCGAGGCGTGCCGGGACTGCCGGGGAGACAGGGCGTGGCG GGCCGAGATGCCAGTGACCAGCACATCGTGGcggtgatgatgaagatgatgcaAG agcAACTGGCAGAGGTCGCTGTGAGTGCCAAGAGGGAGGCCCTGGGTGCGGTCGGGATGATGGGTCCCCCAGGACCCCCTGGGCCTCCTGGGTACCCAGGCAAGCAGGGACCCCACGGGCACCCTGGCCCTCGGGGTGTTCCTGGCATCGTGGGAGCCGTGGGTCAGATTGGCAATACAGGGCCCAAGG GAAAACGCGGCGAGAAGGGTGACCGGGGAGAGATGGGACGTGGGCATCCCGGGATGCCTGGGCCCCCGGGGATCCCAG GACTTCCTGGCCGGCCCGGCCAAGCAATCAACGGCAAAGATGGAGCTCGGGGATCCCCAGGGGCCCCGGGAGAAGCAGGCCGACCAGGCCTGCCAGGCCCCATGGGGCTGCCAGGCTTCTGTGAGCCTGCGGCCTGCCTTGGAGCCTCGGCCTATGCCTCTGCACGCCTCACAGAACCTGGATCCATCAAAGGGCCATGA
- the COL9A2 gene encoding collagen alpha-2(IX) chain isoform X2 yields the protein MAAAAAPRSLLVLLQVLVLALAQIRGPPGEPGPPGPPGPPGVPGSDGIDGDKGPPGKAGPPGPKGEPGKAGPDGPDGKPGIDGLTGAKGEPGPMGIPGVKGQPGLPGPPGLPGPGFAGPPGPPGPVGLPGEIGITGPKGDPGPEGPPGPPGPPGKPGRPGTIQGLEGSADFLCPTNCPAGVKGPPGLQGVKGHPGKRGVLGDSGRQGRPGPKGDVGASGEQGIPGPPGPQGIRGYPGMEGPKGETGPRGYKGMVGSIGAAGSPGEEGPRGPPGRAGEKGDVGSQGVRGPQGITGPKGATGPPGIDGKDGTPGTPGMKGSAGQAGRPGNQGHQGLAGVPGQPGTKGGPGDKGEPGQQGLPGFSGPPGKEGEPGPQGEIGPRGIMGQKGDQGERGPVGQPGPQGRQGPKGEQGPPGIPGPQGLPGIKGDKGSPGKTGPRGGVGDRGVAGLPGEKGEKGESGEPGPKGQQGVRGEPGYPGPSGDAGAPGVQGYPGPPGPRGLAGDRGVPGLPGRQGVAGRDASDQHIVAVMMKMMQGEGGGSTPSSSQSQAPPLRSCSTWPCPRVCRPGCSFQLCLQEAGDLCTSVHAGSLTSANRGEWDIKHRAFSSAHLGARLVGDALPSHFTEPTPISQTSPLPPSLPEQLAEVAVSAKREALGAVGMMGPPGPPGPPGYPGKQGPHGHPGPRGVPGIVGAVGQIGNTGPKGKRGEKGDRGEMGRGHPGMPGPPGIPGLPGRPGQAINGKDGARGSPGAPGEAGRPGLPGPMGLPGFCEPAACLGASAYASARLTEPGSIKGP from the exons ATGGCCGCCGCGGCCGCCCCCCGCAGCCTCCTGGTGCTCCTCCAGGTGCTCGTGCTCGCCCTGGCGCAGATC AGAGGTCCGCCCGGAGAACCTGGGCCCCCGGGCCCCCCAGGGCCGCCGGGAGTGCCTGGATCTGACGGCATCGAC GGTGACAAGGGGCCCCCTGGGAAAGCTGGGCCTCCG GGACCTAAGGGAGAACCTGGCAAAGCGGGGCCAGATGGGCCAGACGGGAAACCTGGGATTGAT GGTCTAACTGGAGCCAAGGGGGAGCCTGGCCCCATGGGGATCCCTGGAGTCAAG GGCCAGCCCGGCCTCCCAGGTCCCCCTGGCCTGCCA GGCCCTGGCTTTGCTGGACCTCCT GGACCACCTGGACCTGTTGGCCTCCCTGGTGAGATTGGAATCACAGGCCCCAAG GGGGATCCTGGACCAGAGGGGCCACCAGGGCCCCCGGGGCCACCTGGCAAACCG GGCCGCCCAGGAACCATCCAGGGTCTGGAAGGCAGTGCGGATTTCTTG TGTCCAACCAACTGTCCGGCGGGTGTGAAAGGCCCCCCAGGGCTGCAGGGAGTGAAG gGGCATCCTGGCAAACGCGGGGTTCTGGGAGATTCTGGCCGCCAGGGGAGGCCC GGTCCCAAGGGAGACGTGGGTGCCTCTGGAGAGCAAGGCATCCCTGGACCACCG GGTCCCCAGGGCATCAGGGGCTACCCAGGCATGGAGGGACCCAAAGGAGAGACG GGTCCTCGTGGGTACAAAGGCATGGTGGGCTCCATTGGTGCTGCTGGGTCACCA GGTGAGGAAGGTCCACGGGGGCCGCCAGGCCGAGCCGGGGAGAAGGGCGATGTG GGCAGCCAAGGTGTTCGAGGACCCCAGGGAATAACAGGCCCGAAGGGAGCAACC GGCCCCCCAGGCATCGACGGCAAGGATGGGACCCCAGGCACACCTGGCATGAAG ggCAGTGCAGGACAGGCAGGGCGGCCAGGAAACCAAGGCCACCAGGGCCTAGCG GGTGTGCCGGGCCAGCCTGGGACAAAAGGAGGCCCTGGAGACAAG GGGGAGCCAGGCCAGCAGGGCCTCCCTGGATTCTCTGGTCCTCCTGGGAAGGAG GGAGAGCCAGGACCTCAAGGAGAAATCGGACCCCGAGGCATCATGGGGCAGAAg GGTGACCAGGGTGAGAGGGGGCCGGTGGGGCAGCCAGGCCCTCAAGGACGGCAG GGACCCAAGGGGGAGCAGGGGCCTCCCGGAATTCCAGGGCCCCAAGGCTTGCCAGGCATCAAGGGAGACAAG GGCTCCCCAGGGAAGACCGGACCCCGCGGCGGCGTG GGCGACCGGGGGGTGGCCGGTCTCCCGGGAGAGAAAGGCGAGAAG GGCGAGTCTGGCGAGCCGGGGCCCAAGGGACAG CAAGGAGTCCGCGGAGAACCCGGCTACCCGGGCCCCAGCGGGGATGCGGGCGCCCCGGGGGTGCAGGGCTACCCCGGGCCCCCTGGCCCTCGAGGACTAGCTGGAGACCGAGGCGTGCCGGGACTGCCGGGGAGACAGGGCGTGGCG GGCCGAGATGCCAGTGACCAGCACATCGTGGcggtgatgatgaagatgatgcaAGGTGAGGGCGGGGGcagcaccccctcctcctcccagtccCAAGCGCCACCCCTCAGGAGCTGCTCCACTTGGCCCTGCCCGAGGGTCTGCAGGCCTGGGTGCTCATTCCAGCTCTGCTTGCAAGAGGCCGGGGACCTATGTACATCTGTCCACGCTGGATCTCTGACTTCCGCAAACCGGGGGGAATGGGACATTAAACACCGGGCTTTCTCCTCTGCACACCTAGGGGCCCGGCTCGTGGGGGACGCTCTGCCTTCCCATTTCACCGAGCCCACCCCCATCTCACagacctctcctctccctccctcccttccagagcAACTGGCAGAGGTCGCTGTGAGTGCCAAGAGGGAGGCCCTGGGTGCGGTCGGGATGATGGGTCCCCCAGGACCCCCTGGGCCTCCTGGGTACCCAGGCAAGCAGGGACCCCACGGGCACCCTGGCCCTCGGGGTGTTCCTGGCATCGTGGGAGCCGTGGGTCAGATTGGCAATACAGGGCCCAAGG GAAAACGCGGCGAGAAGGGTGACCGGGGAGAGATGGGACGTGGGCATCCCGGGATGCCTGGGCCCCCGGGGATCCCAG GACTTCCTGGCCGGCCCGGCCAAGCAATCAACGGCAAAGATGGAGCTCGGGGATCCCCAGGGGCCCCGGGAGAAGCAGGCCGACCAGGCCTGCCAGGCCCCATGGGGCTGCCAGGCTTCTGTGAGCCTGCGGCCTGCCTTGGAGCCTCGGCCTATGCCTCTGCACGCCTCACAGAACCTGGATCCATCAAAGGGCCATGA